From a region of the Candidatus Poribacteria bacterium genome:
- a CDS encoding prolipoprotein diacylglyceryl transferase, which produces MYPTIVDFGFVGIHSFGLMLFTAFITSGIVIQSELKRRGFAPELASAIVMAAAIGGIVGAKLYSALLDGQITFQELFSTSGIVWYGGFIGGCLAVIIVIVRSSNPFLPTIDIVGPTVILGYGIGRIGCLLAGDGDYGPPSDLPWALAFPNGTVPTDVPVHPTPIYETLLSWAFFGILWSQRRKFEGTPGVVFGASLVLLGVERFIAEFWRITPRVLGWMSAAQLFSIGAFIFGIVLILWMFTHPRSVEGEVREPRQRDSRT; this is translated from the coding sequence ATGTATCCAACGATTGTTGATTTCGGTTTCGTCGGCATTCACTCCTTCGGGTTGATGTTGTTCACTGCGTTTATTACATCTGGTATTGTGATACAATCCGAATTGAAGCGACGCGGTTTCGCCCCGGAACTTGCCTCAGCTATCGTTATGGCTGCGGCAATCGGTGGCATTGTGGGTGCGAAACTCTATTCTGCCCTTCTCGACGGTCAGATCACTTTTCAAGAGCTCTTTTCAACGAGCGGGATAGTCTGGTATGGCGGGTTCATCGGTGGGTGTCTCGCTGTTATTATTGTGATCGTTCGCTCTTCAAATCCATTCCTACCGACAATCGACATCGTCGGTCCGACGGTTATCCTCGGATACGGCATCGGTAGGATCGGATGTTTGCTCGCGGGGGACGGTGACTATGGACCGCCCTCCGACCTCCCGTGGGCGCTGGCGTTTCCTAATGGTACTGTTCCAACCGATGTCCCTGTCCATCCGACCCCTATATACGAGACGCTTCTGTCGTGGGCATTTTTTGGCATCCTCTGGTCTCAGCGTCGTAAGTTTGAGGGGACTCCGGGTGTCGTGTTTGGTGCGAGTCTTGTATTGTTAGGCGTGGAACGGTTTATCGCAGAGTTTTGGCGGATCACGCCGCGCGTGCTCGGATGGATGTCAGCAGCACAACTTTTCAGTATTGGGGCGTTTATTTTCGGGATCGTGCTCATTCTCTGGATGTTCACCCATCCCCGTTCAGTGGAAGGCGAGGTACGGGAACCTCGCCAGCGAGACAGCCGCACGTGA
- a CDS encoding phytanoyl-CoA dioxygenase family protein produces the protein MDTNTTPEEQNFGLTPEERTSWDENGYFIRYDVFSKEENDLLTQVADDIALGKIPFPDHRIFQNALVRDGKVEASGVNAMHSIHQMNLYSPEFLARTRDPRLTDPVVDILGPDLLGLNSLYIWKPPKIGLGFPWHQDRWYTRPQFKTETTVGTWTAIDTSDTENGCLYVIPGSHKTGILEHDDLEGSQQQEFKQALGAKDEDGVAVEIPPGSVIFFDNRILHKSTDNNTERFRRSNIAHYISAKAERVPHKNYMRPLMWVRGKIYPTLSDGIYCDPLPITESE, from the coding sequence ATGGATACAAATACGACTCCTGAAGAGCAGAATTTTGGACTGACGCCTGAAGAACGAACCTCTTGGGATGAGAACGGATACTTTATCCGTTACGACGTTTTTTCAAAAGAAGAAAACGACCTTTTAACCCAAGTCGCTGATGACATTGCTCTCGGCAAAATCCCCTTCCCAGATCATCGTATCTTTCAAAACGCTTTAGTCAGAGATGGGAAAGTTGAAGCATCGGGTGTCAACGCGATGCACAGTATCCATCAAATGAACCTTTATTCTCCTGAATTTCTCGCACGCACACGTGATCCGCGTCTCACCGACCCCGTTGTGGACATACTCGGTCCAGATCTCCTCGGTCTCAACAGTCTTTATATTTGGAAACCACCAAAAATTGGTCTCGGTTTTCCATGGCATCAAGATAGATGGTATACTCGACCCCAGTTCAAAACCGAAACGACTGTCGGAACATGGACTGCGATTGATACGTCAGATACGGAAAACGGGTGTCTCTACGTTATCCCGGGTAGCCACAAAACAGGCATTCTTGAGCATGATGACCTTGAAGGCTCACAACAACAGGAGTTTAAACAGGCACTCGGTGCCAAGGACGAAGATGGAGTCGCTGTTGAAATTCCACCCGGAAGTGTCATTTTTTTCGACAATCGAATCCTCCATAAGAGCACGGATAACAACACAGAACGTTTTCGACGAAGTAACATCGCGCATTATATCAGTGCCAAAGCAGAACGAGTTCCACATAAGAATTACATGCGTCCTCTTATGTGGGTTAGAGGTAAAATATACCCAACGCTGTCTGATGGCATCTACTGTGACCCTTTACCGATTACAGAATCCGAGTAG